TTTGTTGGTTAATATCTGCGCCTTCAATATAAGCCAATTGCAAGCTGACATCAGCATTCCCAGTGGGGTTACGCATGGCGGTAACGTTACCTGTAACAGCGCAATCTCCAAAGGAAATTATTGTTTTGGTGCGTTCTCTAATAATGTGGATTAATTCTAAATGTTCTTCATTGGCAATAGCTCCTTCAACTAACACCACATCAACACCTTCTGGATATTCTTTAATATCAGCAATTGGACTATAAACTACATCGACTTGGGCTGCTAAATCTATTAACCATTCATCCAAATCAAGAAAAGACATATGACAGCCAGAACAGCCACCTAACCATACCGTTGCTAATTTAATTTTAGTCATTTTTTACCTTTTGATTGTTAGTAATTTGTTTTTTGTAGAGGTTTTATAGTAATCAGTAATCAGCCTTAACTATCTCTTGATCTCGTTCCCAGTCTTTGACTGGGAATGCTACATAGAGGCTCTGCCTCTACAGTCTTTCATTGAAGGCAGAGCCTTCTTTATTCATTCCCATACAGAGTATGGTAACGAGAAAACGAGAAATCAATTATCATTTGTAATTATTGATTGCCATTCTTTAACAACATTAACAGGAACTGAGATATTAATAGATTTTGTAACAGGTAAAGGTATTGCTAAAGTTAAAGATTCTTGAGGTAATTGGGGCAGAATATCTTTAAAGTCATATTGACCAATAGTAGGGGCTGGTGCTTCATCTAAAAATACATCTGCCGCATTCCAAACTTTACCTGTATCTGAGGTGATTTTTAAAGGTTGAGGGTGAATTAATTGAGCCGAACCGGGAAAACCAACTAAGCGTAGATTTATTGTAGTTGCTTGACCAGGATACACTTGTTTAAATAACACAACCTGCCAAACCTTTCCTGATTGATCATCTAATTTTGTTTGTGAGCGATAAAGAACTTCCCCTGGTGTTTCTCCTATTTGCGTAACAACAGCAATTGCACTCTTGAAGGTGAAACCGCCTAAACCCAGGAATATAGAAGTTGTGAATATTCCCATTAATATCACCCGTAAAAAGATTGTTACAATACGGTGTAACATCAGATTGATCTCCTGGTAATTGGTCAGAAATATTTCCTAATCCCCAAGCTTTTAAAAATTCCATTGTTTTTTCTCCCTTGCAGTGACTAAAAAATCAATTTTGCCTCGATTATGTACCATTTCACCCACACTTGAACCTTTATCAAATAACGCCCCTGTGGGACAAGCATTCACACATTTACCACAGGAAGTACAAGTTTGAGAAGTTCCCCAAGGCTGATTTAAATCAGTAATCACGTGAGATTTTGAGCCTCTTCCGGCCATATCCCAAGTATGTGCGCCTTCAATTTCATCACAGACTCGAACACAGCGAGTACAAAGCACACAACGATTATGATCAATGCCAAAACGGTCATGAGAAGTATCAACAGCACGGTTAGGAAATTGATATTCTAACCGGACGTGATCCATACCCATTTCTATGGCTAAATCTTGTAATTCACAATTGCCATTAGCAACGCAAACAGAACAAATGTGATTACCTTCAGCAAATAACATTTCGATAATTGTGCGACGGTATTTTTGCAAGCGATCGCTGTTTGTTGTCACCTCCATTCCTTCTGCAATCTTCGTCACACAAGCAGGTTGTAACTTATTGCTCCCAGCAATTTCTACCAAACACAATCGACAAGCACCCACATCTCCCACACCTTCCAAATGACAAAGTGTAGGAATATGCACACCCGCTTCTTGCGCCGCTTCTAGTAAGGTTTCATCCTCACGGGCGCTAACTATTTGCCCGTTAATTGTTAAAGTTTTTACAGTCATAATAATTTGGTAATGGGTAATGGGTAATGGGTAATGGGTAATGGGTAATTGGTAATCCTGTAAATCCTTAAATCCTGTAAATCCTGATTCTGACAATTAGAGATTTGAGTAATTGGTGTAAGGGCGAAGCATTCAGAAAATAAACTTGAGAAAAAACCGATAATTTAGTGTAAGGGCGAAGCATTCGGAAAATAAACTTGAGAAAAAACCGATAATTTAGTGTAAGGGCGAAGCATTCGGAAAATAAACTTGAGAAAAAATCGATAATTTATCGCCCGAATGCTTCGCCCCTACTTGATCAATGCCAAATACTCATCATGGAAATAACGCAAAGTGCTAAAAACTGGATTTGGTGCCGACTGGCCTAAACCACATAAACTTGTGTGTTTTACCATGTCGCAAAGTTCTTCTAATAATACCAAATCAGCTTTTTCAGCCTTACCTTCACTAATTTTGGTTAAAAGTTGATGCAGTTGGACAGTTCCCACCCGACAGGGAATACACTTACCGCAAGATTCATCCATGCAAAATTCCATGAAGAACCGCGCCACATCTACCATGTTAGTAGTTTGATCCATAACAATCATCCCACCAGAACCCATCATGGAACCTAACGCGGTTAAGGATTCATAATCTACAGGTGTAGAAAATGCTGACGCAGGTATACATCCCCCTGAAGGTCCGCCAGTTTGTACTGCTTTGGCAATACCACCATCGGGAACACCTCCTCCCATTTCCTCTACAATTTCTTGTAAAGTTGTCCCCATTGGCACTTCGATTAAACCAGTGTTGAGGATTTTTCCAGCTAAAGCGAAAACCTTTGTACCTTTACTTTTTTCTGTACCGATACCAGCAAACCAATCGGCACCATTTCTAATAATTGGGGCAATATTAGCAAAGGTTTCCACATTGTTAATTAACGTTGGATAACCCCATAAACCAGATTCAGCCGGATAAGGTGGACGGGGATGAGGGACACCGCGTTTACCTTCAATAGAAGCCATTAACGCCGTTTCTTCACCGCAAACATAAGCCCCTGCACCAATGCGGATTTCGACTTTAAAATCAAAAGGTGAATCAAAGATTTGTGAACCTAAAAGACCGAGGCGTTGGGCTTGGCGAATAGCGGTTTCTAGACGTTTAATAGCTATGGGATATTCTGCCCTTACGTAAATATAACCTTGACTGGCACCTATAGAGTAGGCTGCGATCGCCATTCCTTCTAAAACTCGATGGGGATCACTTTCCAGCACACTCCGATCCATAAATGCACCGGGATCACCTTCATCAGCATTGCAGATAACAAACTTTTTCTCACCTGGGGATTTTGCCACTGTTCCCCATTTTAAACCAGTAGGATAACCAGCACCACCCCTTCCCCGCAACCCACTTTTAGTAATAGCTTCTATCACTTCGCTGGGTTTCATTTCTCGCAGCACTTGGTAAAGGGCTTGATAACCTTCGGCCGCAATATAAGATTGAATGCGTTCCGGGTCAACTTTACCGCTGTTTTCTAAAACAATAGGTAATTGACGAGTAAAAAATGGTTGCTGCAAATCTTGTTGTTTTAAATTCGTTTCTTTCCCTTGTACGGACGCAATAATTTGTGGTGCATCCTCTGGGGTGACTTGTTCATAAAGCTGTCTACCCTGGGGATCTTTCTCAGTATCCACCTGTACCAAGGGTCCTTGACAGCACAGACGCATACAACCCACACCGATAACTTGCACCTGATCCTCTAATCCCCCAGCTTTCACAGATTCCTCTAAATTATCTTTCACCGCTTGGGAACCAGAAGACAAACAACCCGCAGCTGTACAACAACGGATCTGCACAGGTTTAGCTTGAGAACGTTCAGTTCTAGCGATTTCTAACAATTCATTTAGTTCCATTTTCCTGCCATTCTCCCACTTTTTTGCAGACTGATTCTGATGTTTGATTACCCGCAACAGCACCATCAAATACCACCGCTGGCGCAATACCACAAGCACCCAAACACCTAGCTGTCATCAAGGAAATTTCCCCATCCGCTGTAGTATCTCCAGCTTTAATATGGGTAGCTGTTTCTAAACTTGTTAAAATTGCTTGCGCGCCTTTCACATAACAAGCTGTACCTGTACAAACTACACAATTATGTTTACCTTTGGGTGCAAGGGAAAACAAATGATAGAAAGTTGCAACTCCATACACCCGACTGGGTGGTAATTTTAACTGATGGGCAATATACAATAATAAATCTAACTCTAAATAACCGAATAATTCCGAAGCCCGATGGAGAATTTCAATGAGTGCATTTTGTTGATATTGATGACGCTTGATAGTTGCATCCAACATCTTCAAACGTTTATCCCCACTGGGATGAGTAGAGATAGGTGGAACAGAAGTTTTCATTATTTCTTACCTATTTTCAATAACTAACAGCAGACTCTGGCGTTCTTCGAGAGCGACTGTAACTGGTGTGCGAAATCAAAAATCTGTGGTTTATTAACCCGAAAATAAATGTAATTACTCTTGAGTGATCTCAGTTTCTGCGATGGAGTAACTAACGGGAAGATGTAAAATATGCACAGAACAAGGCGCATGGTGTAAAACGTAATTACTGACACTACCGATTAATAATTCGGTGATTCCAGAAAGCCCGCGTCGTCCAATCACAATCAAATCAGCATTCCAGTCTTTAGCAAAGTGGCAAATTACTCTACCAGGACTACCGACATTTTGCGTAAATTCCGTATTAATGTTCTCAATATTTGCTTGGGCGCAGAATGCTTGTAACATTTGCAAACCTTGGTTTTTATGGACTTCTAGTTTTTGCAAATACCTTTTCATGCTATCATCCCCCCAGCCTGGATAGTAATCCATCTGAGAAAGAAGCATTACATCAGGAATGCCATCTTCATCAGGTGATAGGACGTGGAGTAACATTAAGTTAGCAGATGTTAACTTTGCTAAAGACAGGGCTTGTTGAAAAACTTGCTTACCCATGTCCGAGCTATCCAATGCAACTAAAATTTTCTTAAACATAGATACTCCCATTTTAATTCGCTAATTATTTAATTAGCTTTTTCTGTTTGATTAATTCCTGTTTGGTAAAAATACGTATATTTCATTTGGATTTCGTTACATTCATCTTCACAAATCTTTAATTTAAACACCTACCCTGTTACTTGCCTCTACACTTATGCTTATACGCAAACAATTTGAGGAACTTGTGAGGACAGATTATGGGTAATTTATAATTCACAATTCCTAATTCATAATTTGTAATCAACAATATACCGGACTTCTTCAAGAAGTCCGGTATCTGATAACTTGGAATCGCCCCGGTTCTACGTACTTAATCCCAGCACCAGCAACCAAATCTTCAGTGCGGCTCGGATTACATACGAGTGCAACTGTCCAATCATAGGATTTATTTGCTAACAATGCTAGTGCGAGACTTCAAAGCGTTGTTAAGATTCCTCTGTTCTCTTAGAGGATGTTTTAAAAGTTTTGAATGTATAAATAGACCCCTCTCCAAACCTCTCCCCGACGCGGGGAGAGGCTTTGAAACCCCCATTCCCTCGTAGGGAAGGGGGGATAGGGGGGTTAGGTTGCTGAAGATTATTGGTTTCTTCTAATACTTTTCAAACAACCTCTTATGTCAAGTCTAATTTAGATACTCTTACAGTGAGGAAATAAGTTGTTGTCTAAGCCATTAGATATACTCTGATAGCGAATAATTACTTACCCTGGGACAGATGACATAGATACAATATTTTGAATTTAATAATACTTAGTAGTTTAAGCAATAGCACCACAATGTCTGAGAGTTATCTTATATCTAGCGTTAGATACTATCCTGATGGTAAGTTCTACATAACAAACTACAGTTACGATCCAAAAGGTAATCTCATATCAGAGATCCGTGATAGAAATGGTGATGGTCAGTTTGATGAAATCTATAATTACACTTACGATACAACAGGTAATCTCATATCGAAAAGCTACGATAGGTTTAGATATAACTCTGATGAAATTGATAATGACCCTTACGATGATGTCATCTTCAATTATACTTACGATGATCAAGGTAATCTTATATTAGAAACTACCGATTGGTCTGGAGATGGCGAGTTGGATTTCATCTCCAAATATACTTACGATAGCCGAGGTAATCTTACATCATATCTCGATGATTATGGTGGAGATGGCTATTCTGAAGTCGGTGAAGCTTATAAGTACATTTACGATACGAAAGGTAATCTCATATTATCTGCTACTGATTTTCAGATGGATGGTGAGTTTGATAGCATCTCCAACTACACATACGATAGCAAAGGCAATCTTATATCGTCAACCAGGGATTATGCGGCTGAGGGAGTTTCTGGAGCCACAACAAACTACACTTATGATAGGAAAGGTAATCGCCTATCAGAAACCTATGATGGGAACGGTGATGGCAAGCTTGATAGGATCTACAAGTACACATACAATAGGAAAGGTAAACTTACATCGGAAACCTATGATAGCAATGCTGATGGCAAGCCTGATAGGATCTCCAATTACACATACGATATAAAAGGTAATCGCCTATCAGAAACCTATGATGATAATGGAGATGGCAAGCTCGATAGGATCTACAATTACACATACGATATAAAAGGTAAACTTACATCGGAAACCTATGATGATAATGGAGATGGCAAGCCCGATAGGATCTCCAATTACACATACAATAGGAGAAGTAAACTTACATCAGAAACCTATGATAGCAACGGTGATGGCAAGCCTGATAAGATCTCCAATTACACATACGATATAAAAGGTAATCGCCTATCAGAAACCTATGATTATGATGGTGATGGGTCTTTGGATGCCGTCTTTATTAATACTTATGCGAGTATAGGTAAAATAGTATTTGGCAATTCTCAAACACCTACATTTAGTTTGGGAGTAAGTAATAATCCAGCAGGTTTATCCCCAGTCGATGATATTTCCGCTAGTTTTGCAACGCCTAATTATCTAACAGCTTCGCAACTTGGTACTTTGGAAACCAACCCTGGTAATATCAGCTTTTGATAAAGTGAAAATAATACTATCTATCTACATCACTGCTAACGAAGCGATGTAGATAGGTGCTATGAGAATTCCATAAAAGTTTTAGCTGAATAGATTTTAAAGCAATCAAGATCACAAAGAATTAAACTAATATTTCCTCTTTTTTAGGACTTACGCAAGATTGAACTCAAAACCTGATTCTTGCGTAGGGGTAATACCGCAACGGGCAAGCAAGCTACATGAATTACCCCTACTTCCGTTCTGTTTTGCATAAGTCCTGTTTTTAACACCTAGTTTCTTAAAAATTCATCAAAATAAAAATTCATTAAAATTTGATCAGCACCTGCATCTGCACTCACATAACCACCATCATTTGCTTTTAAAAGTGCAAAAATCACCCTTCCTAGTTGAATTGTGCGACTATTTTGATCTCATAATTAAAGTGCTGGTCTCCGAGGAGTCTTACACGAGTGTGGCTTCTTCTTTTGTCAAAACTTGTTTTAATTGGTCATGACCAGGTAAAACAGGCAAATTGTGGTATGGCGTTTCCCAGTCTAATGAAGTACACACCAATTTATTCCCTGTTAAGAGTTAAGAGTTAAGAGTTCCCTAAAACTAAAAAACTTTGTACCTCACGAGCATGAAAACTGCTATAAGCTTGATATAATTTGATATTTCTTAATTAATGTTAAGACTTAAGGTATAGATTTAAAGTTATTTAATTTATTACAAATATAATGATACTTTATTTTACTATTGAGTTGTTTTGCATTATTCCAATTTTAAAACAATTACATTGGGAAAACCTTTAAATGAAGATCTTAGTGATCGAGGATGACGAGTTAAATGCTTATGCACTTACTGCCGTTCTCACAGACCAAAATTATGCAGTGGAAGTGGCGACTGATGGTTATGCAGCCTGGGATTTAGTCGAAACTTACGATTATGATTTAATTCTTTTAGATGTAATGCTGCCTAAACTAGATGGTATTAGTTTATGTCGGAGAATCCGTTCTAGTGGTCGGCAAGTACCAATTTTATTATTAACAGGATGTGATAGCTCTCACGATAAAGCGATTGGCTTAGATGCAGGTGCTGATGATTATGTAGTTAAACCTTTTGATCAAGAAGAACTTGTAGCTCGTGTCAGGGCATTATTGAGACGAGGTAGTATTACCTCACAACCTGTCTTAGAGTGGGGTAATTTACGATTAGATCCTAGTAGCTGTGAAGTCATATATCACCAAAACCTCCTCTCACTCACCCCTAAAGAGTATGCCCTGTTGGAACTTTTGATGCGAAATAG
This sequence is a window from Anabaena sphaerica FACHB-251. Protein-coding genes within it:
- a CDS encoding oxidoreductase; amino-acid sequence: MTKIKLATVWLGGCSGCHMSFLDLDEWLIDLAAQVDVVYSPIADIKEYPEGVDVVLVEGAIANEEHLELIHIIRERTKTIISFGDCAVTGNVTAMRNPTGNADVSLQLAYIEGADINQQIPHSPGIVPPLLDKVIPVHYVVPVDIYLPGCPPSAPRIRAAIEPLLKGEKPLMEGREMIKFG
- a CDS encoding DUF3122 domain-containing protein — encoded protein: MLHRIVTIFLRVILMGIFTTSIFLGLGGFTFKSAIAVVTQIGETPGEVLYRSQTKLDDQSGKVWQVVLFKQVYPGQATTINLRLVGFPGSAQLIHPQPLKITSDTGKVWNAADVFLDEAPAPTIGQYDFKDILPQLPQESLTLAIPLPVTKSINISVPVNVVKEWQSIITNDN
- the hoxU gene encoding bidirectional hydrogenase complex protein HoxU, whose translation is MTVKTLTINGQIVSAREDETLLEAAQEAGVHIPTLCHLEGVGDVGACRLCLVEIAGSNKLQPACVTKIAEGMEVTTNSDRLQKYRRTIIEMLFAEGNHICSVCVANGNCELQDLAIEMGMDHVRLEYQFPNRAVDTSHDRFGIDHNRCVLCTRCVRVCDEIEGAHTWDMAGRGSKSHVITDLNQPWGTSQTCTSCGKCVNACPTGALFDKGSSVGEMVHNRGKIDFLVTAREKKQWNF
- a CDS encoding NuoF family protein produces the protein MELNELLEIARTERSQAKPVQIRCCTAAGCLSSGSQAVKDNLEESVKAGGLEDQVQVIGVGCMRLCCQGPLVQVDTEKDPQGRQLYEQVTPEDAPQIIASVQGKETNLKQQDLQQPFFTRQLPIVLENSGKVDPERIQSYIAAEGYQALYQVLREMKPSEVIEAITKSGLRGRGGAGYPTGLKWGTVAKSPGEKKFVICNADEGDPGAFMDRSVLESDPHRVLEGMAIAAYSIGASQGYIYVRAEYPIAIKRLETAIRQAQRLGLLGSQIFDSPFDFKVEIRIGAGAYVCGEETALMASIEGKRGVPHPRPPYPAESGLWGYPTLINNVETFANIAPIIRNGADWFAGIGTEKSKGTKVFALAGKILNTGLIEVPMGTTLQEIVEEMGGGVPDGGIAKAVQTGGPSGGCIPASAFSTPVDYESLTALGSMMGSGGMIVMDQTTNMVDVARFFMEFCMDESCGKCIPCRVGTVQLHQLLTKISEGKAEKADLVLLEELCDMVKHTSLCGLGQSAPNPVFSTLRYFHDEYLALIK
- the hoxE gene encoding bidirectional hydrogenase complex protein HoxE, translating into MKTSVPPISTHPSGDKRLKMLDATIKRHQYQQNALIEILHRASELFGYLELDLLLYIAHQLKLPPSRVYGVATFYHLFSLAPKGKHNCVVCTGTACYVKGAQAILTSLETATHIKAGDTTADGEISLMTARCLGACGIAPAVVFDGAVAGNQTSESVCKKVGEWQENGTK
- a CDS encoding universal stress protein produces the protein MFKKILVALDSSDMGKQVFQQALSLAKLTSANLMLLHVLSPDEDGIPDVMLLSQMDYYPGWGDDSMKRYLQKLEVHKNQGLQMLQAFCAQANIENINTEFTQNVGSPGRVICHFAKDWNADLIVIGRRGLSGITELLIGSVSNYVLHHAPCSVHILHLPVSYSIAETEITQE
- a CDS encoding RHS repeat protein; the protein is MSESYLISSVRYYPDGKFYITNYSYDPKGNLISEIRDRNGDGQFDEIYNYTYDTTGNLISKSYDRFRYNSDEIDNDPYDDVIFNYTYDDQGNLILETTDWSGDGELDFISKYTYDSRGNLTSYLDDYGGDGYSEVGEAYKYIYDTKGNLILSATDFQMDGEFDSISNYTYDSKGNLISSTRDYAAEGVSGATTNYTYDRKGNRLSETYDGNGDGKLDRIYKYTYNRKGKLTSETYDSNADGKPDRISNYTYDIKGNRLSETYDDNGDGKLDRIYNYTYDIKGKLTSETYDDNGDGKPDRISNYTYNRRSKLTSETYDSNGDGKPDKISNYTYDIKGNRLSETYDYDGDGSLDAVFINTYASIGKIVFGNSQTPTFSLGVSNNPAGLSPVDDISASFATPNYLTASQLGTLETNPGNISF